A genomic stretch from Primulina huaijiensis isolate GDHJ02 chromosome 14, ASM1229523v2, whole genome shotgun sequence includes:
- the LOC140957451 gene encoding transcription factor bHLH18-like, with translation MEISCFRSLAEMGMDDPLFFQQWPVNSLEELGSMPIASAFCHEDMHQPYSLPSLPDFKREAESTQSSANRPLKQLKTSPWSTPNNYANHDRAGTLVPMPKEETMSPFSILNFPSESVVSQSSSMNENHVLKPCQGAKRISGNTRVLTQAQDHILAERRRREKLSQRFIALSALVPGLKKMDKASVLGDAIKYMKQLQEKVKFLEDKDKKKPSESVVYVKKYVHYTNSADEDSTSDERFSNGPMISESLPEIKVRFCDKDILISIHCEKRKGLLEKTVAEIEKLHLSVVSSSLISFGDSALDVTILAQKDEEFTMTMKELVNNLCSAVKPFL, from the exons ATGGAGATCTCATGTTTCAGAAGCTTGGCTGAAATG GGAATGGATGATCCTCTTTTCTTCCAGCAATGGCCTGTTAATTCACTCGAAGAACTCGGTTCCATGCCGATTGCCTCAGCGTTTTGTCATGAAGATATGCATCAGCCTTACTCACTACCGTCCTTGCCTGACTTCAAACGTGAGGCGGAGTCGACTCAATCTTCGGCAAACAGACCATTGAAGCAGCTCAAGACGAGCCCATGGAGTACTCCAAATAATTATGCCAATCATGATCGAGCAGGAACTCTTGTACCGATGCCTAAAGAGGAGACAATGTCTCCTTTCAGTATTCTAAATTTTCCCTCCGAATCTGTTGTCTCGCAATCTTCATCGATGAACGAGAATCATGTGCTAAAACCTTGTCAAGGTGCTAAAAGAATCAGCGGTAACACAAGGGTACTTACTCAGGCGCAGGATCATATTTTAGCTGAGAGGAGACGGAGGGAGAAGCTCAGCCAAAGATTCATAGCTTTGTCTGCTCTTGTCCCCGGATTGAAAAAG ATGGACAAGGCTTCTGTTCTTGGAGATGCTATCAAGTACATGAAACAACTGCAAGAAAAAGTCAAGTTTCTGGAGGACAAAGACAAGAAGAAACCCTCTGAATCTGTTGTTTATGTGAAGAAATACGTGCATTATACAAACAGCGCTGATGAGGATTCGACGTCTGATGAAAGATTTTCTAATGGTCCCATGATATCTGAATCACTCCCAGAAATTAAGGTTAGATTTTGCGATAAGGATATCTTGATCAGCATTCACTGCGAGAAAAGGAAAGGGTTGCTTGAAAAAACAGTCGCTGAGATCGAGAAGCTCCATTTATCCGTTGTTAGCAGCAGTTTGATATCCTTCGGAGATTCTGCTCTGGATGTCACAATACTTGCACAG AAGGATGAAGAATTCACCATGACCATGAAGGAACTAGTAAATAATCTATGCAGCGCCGTCAAGCCATTCCTTTGA